GCCTTTCTGATGGAAGTAGCTCACGGAGACATAACTAAACTTCCCACCATTTCCTGTAACCAGACTAATTGTGTCTTTCTGGGGAGCCGCATCTACTTCTGGACGTTTACGTCTGCCCGTTATCACGAAGAGCCACTAATTGGCCCACATGGGCAACGCGCCAGCAGGCACAAATTCGAATGGACGGTTTCCGGTCTGTTCGATCCACGACAAGCTGCACAGGCGCTGGACCGCCACTATCGGCAGGCTAAAACGCTGCACAAACTCTGGACACGCGTACTCGCTGTCGCAGAAGCAGGATTCGGCGTCTTGTCCATTATTCCTGCCGTCGGCGTAGCCCGAGGGCTTTTTGGTATTTACAAGGGGGTCAGATATACGTTTGCGGCTATTGATATTGCCATTGCCGGCAACGCCATTGCCAATGGCAGCACGACACTGATCACTGGCGAAGGAATAGACCACGGCGAAGCCCTCTTTGAAAACCTGGGTAAATTGTACGATCCGAAGGACGGCGAAGAGCGTGGCCGTCAGGTCTTTATGTTAATCAATCTGGCCATGCTGACCCCCTTCGCACTGGGCGGAGCCCGTTGGGTTTTGCGCAAGATCCGGGGGGATGTGCCTGTCAGCGCCCGCTTCGACACCGACGCAATCAGTGAAGAAGAGCGCCGCAGACTGGGAGGACACACAAGCGGTGAGCCGTTGGCGATTGAACTGCATGGCAGCAGACAGGCGGAACGTCATGATGACACGGGTAATGTCGAATGGCGCGACAGACCCTCGCTGGATACCAACAGCAGCCAGGTGGCGCTGACCACGGCGACGGGTAAGGCCAATTACTCGGTCATGAGTAATACGCTACGCAGTCGTCTGACGATGCTGATTATCCAGCGTGGCGGCAGCCTGAAAGTGATAGGACGCATCTGTAAAGTGGTGGGTGATGCGGGTGAAGAGGCGCTGGCAGCCAGCATGGTAGAAAAATGGGGCGTCAATCCCCAGCGTATTCTTGGTTACAGTAATAAAGCGGGTGTGCCAAATCGGTTCGGGCTGACGAACAAGAGCGGCCACGGCCTGGATATGCTGGTCTGGGTACCGCCGCCGCCCTCACTGACCGTGCGGGCGCCCACAACTAACGCCATGCGTCACGGGATGGAGGGTGCAAACGGTACTCCCGCGCCGACACAGACGCTAAACTTCACGGAAGACACGCTGCTGGTGATTGAAACCAAAGCCACATTGGGTGGGACGAAGACGCCGGGATTTAATAGCACACAGGGAACAGGGGCAGACAAAGTTGCTGATATTCAATTGAAAATCAGAAGTAAAGTGCAAGGATGGAAGGAAGATAAAATGTTAGAAGTAGATCCGAACATGCAAGACAAGCTGGATGCAATCAATGATGCAGTCAAGTTAGGAAATATCAAGCACTTGCATGCGCAGATATTCTTTGACAGCCAAGGTCAATTGAATTCTCTGGTTGGTTCAGGGTCTGGAATTCAACTTAATATTTGGTAGAGAAAAATGACAAAGAATACGAAGAGTAGGCTCAATAAAACATTGTCAGAAGTCAGGCAGTGGGCAACAGGAAGCTCATCTGTTAGAGGTCATCGACTCAATGCCTACTTGTCGGGTGAGGGGAAGTTGGTTCTTGCGAATACGGATCTCTTCGATTACGGAATGTCGCAAGTTAGTCAAAGTCTACTCGCAGCAATAGACGGGGCTTACTGTGATGCCAACCAGCATATGGCCTACGCATTTACACGGATGATCCTGGCAGAGATGTTTGACATTCGTGAAATGAAAGGTACCGATAGACGAATCGCAGGAAATTTGGATACCGAAACACACTTGATGTTCGGGGTAATAGCAACCGGTAGACATGAGTTGGTACAACCTCACTATCAGACAGTATTGGATGGCATTGATGGCGGTTATGGCATTCACGATGGACACAATCTCCCACTCGGCACCACGCTTCGTTACGCCGCCTTCGGCTTGACTATTATTGGCGACTGGCTGGGAAAACCCTTGGATCTGGACAAGCACGCCTTGCCACGCGACCCTGCCTGGGGCCAGTTGGTGGCGCACTGGCGCGAACCCGACTTGGACAAGTTTCTACCCGTTCTGCTCGCTGCCTGCGATACCCACGTCGAGCGCATTGCTGTGACCGAGCGCGAGGCCAACCAGCAAGCCAAACAGTTTGAGTTCAATTCCGTATTCCTCGCTGTGCATCCCACAGAAATCCTGGCCGTGCTGCGTCTGCGCGAACTGCTGGGGCTGCCGAATCCTGACCACATCGACCATCCATTGATGCAAACGCCTTATGCCGCTATTACCTGCCAGCCCGGTGAGGTGACCGAGCGCGATGAATTGCTTGACCGTTTTCTTGAAGTGGTTCGTCAGCGTGATCCGCAGGTGCTGCCGCCAGGAATATAATGCGCTATGTAAATTGTAAATAAGGAGAAAAAAGATGTCTGGACGTGGAGCGATTCGTCTTGGTGATGCCCATTCAGGTGGAGGGAAAATGATTGAAGCCAGCGGTTTTCCCGTTAATGGTATTCCACAATGTTTGCTTGGCGATAACGCGGAATGTCCCGCTCACAAAGGGACGTTTCCGCTGGTTTCCGGCGGTGATGGCTCAGCAATTCATAATGGGCGACCCATGATTTTTGAACCTGGACAACTGGCTTGTGGGTGTTCAGTATCATCATCGTGTGCAGGGAATTATGACCGAAAGTAGTGATAACGAGCTTATACTCGATAGGCGATGTTTTTCGGTTTATCAGGATAGTCGGATGTATTCGCCGGAGATCTATACCTCCGAATAGATGGCAACGCTTCGGTAAACGACGGGTTACGCTTCGCTAATCCATCTACTCTGTTATTCCGGTTTAAAGACCTTTCACCCTATTAAGAATAATGAGTAAATAATTCAGTAGATGGCTGTGGCGCTGGATATTGAACCTTTTATACTTTCAATGAATTACGTTGGAAAAAATTGAATGACGCCCGTTCCGCTATTTACCTATTCCGGGATGTTCCTATACATCTCTGGATGAATGAAAACCGTATCGCTGTCATAGGCATACGGTTTTTACGTCTCTGTGATACCCCCGGCATAGCGGGGTATCCGGTGCGAAACGGCCTACGCGCTGGAAAGAGAAATTTCGTCGGCCATTTACTGTGGTAAAAGTAAATGTTGATGATATTTCCGCTTCGAATGCGTCATACCCTGCGGCGATAGCGGTTTCGTCGAACCAGATAGTCAATCATTGCGCTGGGCAAGCGCCTTACTATCTTTTTTCCAGTTGGGATTTTAAACGTTTACTTCGCCACAGTGAGTCAGGATGTACAGGAAACCGTCGTGTTTTAATTGTCACGTTCGTCAAAGGCTCTGCTTATTCAACAAAGTCGGAGAGGATCTTGCCGATAAATTTTGCCAAAGATACAAACCGGACAGACTCAATATGTTCCGTTCCCTGGTTTAGCTAAAACCATAATGGCAATAATTATCTACATAATAATTAATTGAATTTTTGTGCGTGCTTTTCGCTATATCAATAGGTGATAA
This is a stretch of genomic DNA from Brenneria rubrifaciens. It encodes these proteins:
- a CDS encoding PAAR domain-containing protein → MSGRGAIRLGDAHSGGGKMIEASGFPVNGIPQCLLGDNAECPAHKGTFPLVSGGDGSAIHNGRPMIFEPGQLACGCSVSSSCAGNYDRK